A section of the Ornithinimicrobium sufpigmenti genome encodes:
- a CDS encoding LpqB family beta-propeller domain-containing protein, which produces MSFRHQGRHRARPEPRRPRGLGGTAVVALLLSACSGQLPTTPEPRAGLPVQVQAQPEIERLLNPPQPDASAADIVRGFLRANVGFADEDDVARLFLLEGLASEWVPTSNVLVYDGTPVVTVSDDGREAEVSIEVVARIDGQGRLTEQAAATVTESFELTRVQGQWRIRAFPEDFGVWLTYPDLVAAFRASTLYHLSTHGQHFVPEVRWLARGEGLPTAVTRAALAPAPEHLAGAVRSGANENVRLAAPSVTVDPETRVATVPLEGSGLIDGSDSAEALVSQISHALLELGGISAVDVQVAGRSLTVGGSEGPVTSTGELPYSDAMRDVDIAMLRIGEQFFPVNPTAYNLRNLPEETARNLELPRLGLSWGGVAATEDLQDFAAVSTDRASLWRWQAGDGDEPGESSTNAGIADELTPPAVDPQGAFLVAGVHRSTGAPRLWWLERDDVQSLAEPLDAPWLRDRDRVRSLSISPDGTRVAMVLGDTSRERGRLMVAGILRDQDGEPKGLTQAVPAAGALVDVSSARWASSRELYLVGQRQDDAAPRGFSLPLGDFLQPLGAVDGIDFVEVIPVPRIEGPRPIVHSADGRFYTTEGTQGWFNARNGDELVIPGS; this is translated from the coding sequence ATGAGCTTTCGGCACCAGGGGCGGCACCGTGCCCGACCAGAACCACGGCGACCCCGCGGCCTCGGCGGGACCGCCGTCGTCGCCCTGCTCCTGAGCGCCTGCTCCGGCCAGCTGCCCACGACCCCCGAGCCCCGGGCCGGCCTGCCGGTCCAGGTGCAGGCCCAGCCGGAGATCGAGCGGCTGCTGAACCCGCCCCAGCCGGACGCCTCGGCCGCCGACATCGTCCGCGGCTTCCTGCGTGCCAACGTCGGCTTCGCCGACGAGGACGACGTCGCCCGGCTCTTCCTGCTCGAAGGGCTGGCCAGCGAGTGGGTGCCGACCAGCAACGTCCTGGTCTACGACGGCACCCCGGTGGTCACCGTCAGCGACGACGGCCGCGAGGCCGAGGTGAGTATCGAGGTGGTCGCCCGCATCGACGGGCAGGGGCGGCTGACCGAGCAGGCGGCCGCCACGGTCACCGAGTCCTTCGAGCTGACCCGGGTGCAGGGCCAGTGGCGCATCCGTGCCTTCCCGGAGGACTTCGGGGTCTGGCTCACCTACCCGGACCTCGTCGCCGCCTTCCGCGCCAGCACCCTCTACCACCTCAGCACCCACGGACAGCACTTCGTGCCAGAGGTCCGGTGGCTCGCCCGTGGCGAGGGGCTGCCCACGGCGGTCACGCGCGCAGCCCTGGCTCCGGCGCCCGAGCACCTCGCGGGGGCGGTGCGGAGCGGCGCCAACGAGAACGTGCGGCTCGCGGCACCGTCGGTCACGGTGGACCCCGAGACCCGGGTGGCCACGGTGCCGCTCGAGGGGTCAGGGCTGATCGACGGCAGCGACAGCGCCGAGGCCTTGGTGAGCCAGATCAGCCATGCGCTGCTGGAGCTGGGCGGGATCAGCGCCGTCGACGTCCAGGTCGCCGGACGCTCCCTGACGGTGGGCGGGAGCGAGGGGCCCGTGACCAGCACCGGCGAGCTCCCGTACTCCGACGCCATGCGGGACGTGGACATCGCGATGCTGCGGATCGGCGAGCAGTTCTTCCCGGTGAACCCCACGGCCTACAACCTGCGCAACCTGCCGGAGGAGACCGCCCGCAACCTCGAGCTGCCCCGGTTGGGGCTGTCCTGGGGCGGGGTCGCCGCGACGGAGGACCTGCAGGACTTCGCCGCGGTCTCCACCGACCGCGCCTCGCTGTGGCGCTGGCAGGCGGGGGACGGGGACGAGCCGGGTGAGTCGAGCACCAACGCTGGCATCGCCGACGAACTGACGCCGCCCGCAGTGGATCCCCAGGGTGCCTTCCTCGTCGCCGGGGTCCACCGGAGCACCGGCGCCCCGCGGTTGTGGTGGCTGGAGCGGGACGACGTGCAGTCCCTCGCCGAGCCGCTGGACGCGCCGTGGCTGCGCGACCGCGACCGGGTGCGCTCGCTGTCGATCTCCCCCGACGGCACGCGGGTGGCCATGGTCCTCGGCGACACCTCGCGGGAACGGGGCCGCCTGATGGTCGCCGGCATCCTGCGGGACCAGGACGGTGAGCCCAAGGGGCTGACCCAGGCCGTGCCCGCGGCCGGCGCCCTGGTCGACGTCTCCTCCGCACGGTGGGCCTCGTCGCGCGAGCTCTACCTCGTCGGGCAGCGGCAGGACGACGCCGCTCCCCGCGGCTTCTCGCTGCCGCTGGGTGACTTCCTGCAGCCGCTGGGGGCGGTGGACGGGATCGACTTCGTCGAGGTGATACCGGTACCCCGGATCGAGGGCCCACGACCGATCGTGCACAGCGCCGACGGTCGCTTCTACACCACCGAGGGCACCCAGGGCTGGTTCAACGCCCGGAACGGGGACGAGCTGGTCATCCCCGGCAGCTGA
- a CDS encoding ComF family protein encodes MPWRPDLLALVELAAPSSCAGCGTAGTRWCPDCANVLGTAAPRPWRPTPCPAGFPPTWTGPAYAGPVRAAVVAWKERDRVELTPVLAAVLRGVLAEALAASAPHTVAVLRGAPVALVPAPSAPSSVRTRGRRPVPELAAAAARTDLVVDALRLTRRVQDQAGLSARQRAANLERAVTVRPRVRAALRGVPCVVVDDVVTTGATLVECARALRAVGAGPVVAVTVAATARRPVEPRPRRSD; translated from the coding sequence ATGCCGTGGCGCCCCGACCTGCTCGCGCTGGTCGAGCTGGCCGCCCCCAGCTCCTGCGCCGGGTGCGGGACGGCCGGCACCCGGTGGTGTCCCGACTGCGCCAACGTCCTGGGTACCGCTGCCCCGCGCCCCTGGCGCCCGACGCCGTGCCCGGCAGGGTTCCCGCCGACCTGGACCGGTCCCGCCTACGCCGGCCCGGTGCGGGCCGCCGTCGTGGCCTGGAAGGAGCGGGACCGGGTCGAGCTGACCCCGGTCCTGGCGGCGGTGCTGCGCGGAGTTCTGGCCGAGGCGCTGGCCGCTTCCGCACCGCATACCGTCGCCGTCCTACGGGGGGCGCCCGTGGCCCTGGTGCCCGCACCGTCGGCGCCCAGCAGCGTCCGGACCCGCGGACGCCGCCCGGTGCCGGAGCTCGCCGCTGCGGCCGCCCGCACGGACCTCGTCGTCGACGCGCTGCGGCTGACCCGCAGGGTCCAGGACCAGGCCGGCTTGTCGGCGCGGCAGCGCGCGGCGAACCTGGAGCGGGCCGTCACGGTCCGTCCCCGCGTCCGTGCGGCGCTGCGCGGGGTGCCGTGCGTGGTGGTCGACGACGTGGTCACGACGGGGGCCACGCTGGTCGAGTGCGCGCGGGCTCTGCGGGCCGTCGGGGCCGGTCCCGTGGTGGCCGTCACGGTCGCCGCGACCGCCCGTCGGCCTGTCGAGCCACGTCCGCGACGGTCGGACTAG
- the hpf gene encoding ribosome hibernation-promoting factor, HPF/YfiA family → MELTVTGRKKDISERFRRHLEDKLSKIPQLTPRVRRTEVVLTRESNPRLAKEAERCEITCYVHRTVVRAEAAADEEYAALDLTMSKLTERLRRLSDKRRVSHTGKHRLPSVAEATFGLPTEPLVPEDEQDAEETRTAEEAVDEALQTQGNSPIEIREKVHTSSPMTLGEALSQMELVGHEFFLYHDADTDQPSVVYRRRGWSYGVLRLQHEDASAAQTDDEAVAS, encoded by the coding sequence ATGGAACTCACCGTGACCGGTCGCAAGAAGGACATCTCTGAGCGGTTCCGCCGCCACCTCGAGGACAAGCTGTCCAAGATCCCCCAGCTCACGCCGCGCGTACGGCGCACCGAGGTCGTCCTGACGCGCGAGAGCAACCCTCGCCTGGCCAAGGAGGCTGAGCGCTGCGAGATCACCTGCTACGTGCACCGCACCGTGGTGCGCGCGGAGGCCGCCGCCGACGAGGAGTATGCCGCGCTCGACCTGACGATGAGCAAGCTCACCGAGCGGCTGCGCCGCCTGAGCGACAAGCGACGGGTCAGCCACACCGGCAAGCACCGCCTGCCCTCCGTCGCCGAGGCCACCTTCGGCCTGCCCACCGAGCCGCTGGTGCCGGAGGACGAGCAGGACGCGGAGGAGACACGCACCGCCGAGGAAGCCGTGGACGAGGCCCTGCAGACGCAAGGCAACAGCCCCATCGAGATCCGGGAGAAGGTGCACACCTCCAGCCCGATGACGCTCGGCGAGGCGCTGTCCCAGATGGAGCTGGTGGGCCACGAGTTCTTCCTCTACCACGACGCAGACACCGACCAGCCCAGCGTGGTCTACCGCCGTCGCGGATGGTCCTACGGCGTGCTGCGACTCCAGCACGAGGACGCTTCCGCGGCGCAGACCGACGACGAGGCCGTCGCCTCCTGA
- a CDS encoding winged helix-turn-helix domain-containing protein, whose translation MTSPSPQARSLRTIPVAQARRIALAAQGFGRPRPASPGTRALRRVVEQLQVVQIDSVNVLARTQYLPFFSRVGPYDTALLDRMRDGRGPGARGGRALVEYWAHEASLVPPSTWPYLGFRMQQARSGDGERSLRRDHPGLLDAVTDVVREHGPLTAREVEAHLPHGADKGNDHWGWNWSAVKRCLEHLFRAGQLTSAGRTAQFERRYAVPEHVLPPDVLALAPDSPDAPDLLESVTHLLRLAVRAHGIGTQRDLADYFRVRGPVVDQAMERLVTSGEVEPVSVPGWRRTAYLDPAARRPRAVSGSALLSPFDSLVWQRDRVEDMWGFRYRIEIYVPAHLREHGYYVLPFLHDERLVGRVDLKADRTAGVLRVQSLHWEVGADVARSGPALVAELESMAGWLGLGRVDLPTATTPTTPTTPTTP comes from the coding sequence ATGACGTCCCCGAGCCCTCAGGCGCGGAGCCTGCGGACCATCCCCGTGGCGCAGGCACGCCGGATCGCGCTGGCCGCCCAGGGCTTCGGGCGTCCCCGCCCCGCGAGCCCGGGCACCAGGGCGCTGCGACGGGTCGTGGAGCAGCTGCAGGTGGTGCAGATCGACAGCGTCAACGTCCTGGCCCGTACCCAGTACCTGCCGTTCTTCTCCCGGGTCGGGCCCTACGACACCGCACTGCTGGACCGGATGCGTGACGGCCGGGGTCCCGGGGCGCGAGGCGGCCGTGCCCTGGTCGAGTACTGGGCGCACGAGGCCTCGCTCGTGCCGCCCTCCACGTGGCCCTACCTGGGCTTCCGGATGCAGCAGGCCCGTTCCGGCGACGGGGAGCGGAGCCTCCGCCGGGACCACCCCGGGCTGCTGGACGCCGTCACCGACGTGGTGCGAGAGCACGGGCCGCTGACCGCCCGTGAGGTCGAGGCCCACCTGCCCCACGGCGCGGACAAGGGCAACGACCACTGGGGCTGGAACTGGTCGGCGGTGAAGCGGTGCCTGGAGCACCTGTTCCGGGCCGGGCAGCTCACCTCCGCAGGGCGCACCGCACAGTTCGAGCGTCGGTATGCCGTGCCCGAGCACGTGCTCCCGCCGGACGTGCTGGCGCTGGCTCCTGACTCACCCGACGCGCCCGACCTGCTGGAGTCGGTGACCCACCTGCTGCGGCTGGCGGTCCGCGCGCACGGCATCGGCACCCAGCGCGACCTCGCCGACTACTTCCGGGTGCGTGGCCCGGTCGTCGACCAGGCGATGGAGCGTCTGGTCACCTCCGGCGAGGTCGAGCCGGTGAGCGTGCCGGGGTGGCGGCGCACGGCGTACCTCGACCCAGCGGCACGCCGTCCGCGCGCAGTGTCGGGCTCCGCCCTGCTCAGCCCGTTCGACTCCCTGGTCTGGCAGCGGGACCGCGTGGAGGACATGTGGGGGTTCCGCTACCGGATCGAGATCTACGTGCCGGCACACCTGCGTGAGCACGGCTACTACGTGCTGCCCTTCCTGCACGACGAACGGCTCGTCGGGCGCGTGGACCTCAAGGCCGACAGGACGGCGGGCGTGCTGCGGGTGCAGTCGCTGCACTGGGAGGTGGGCGCGGACGTGGCCCGGTCGGGCCCGGCCCTGGTCGCCGAGCTGGAGTCGATGGCCGGATGGCTGGGGCTGGGGCGGGTGGACCTGCCGACCGCGACCACCCCGACGACTCCGACGACCCCGACGACCCCTTGA
- the secA gene encoding preprotein translocase subunit SecA — protein sequence MANLFEKILRAGEKSALRKLQTVARQVNALEEDFEGLTDAELRAETDKFKARLADGQTLEQLLPEAFAAVREASKRTIGKRHFDVQLMGGAALHQGNVAEMRTGEGKTLVATLPSYLNALTGKGVHVITTNDYLAQYQSELMGRVHRALGMETGVILSSMTPAQRREQYRMDITYGTNNEFGFDYLRDNMAWSLKDLVQREHHFAIVDEVDSILIDEARTPLIISGPADQATKWYNEFAKIVRRLERGTAADPMKGIEAEGDYEVDEKKRTVGVLEQGIEKVEDYLGIDNLYESANTPLIGYLNNAIKAKELYNRDKDYVVMDGQVMIVDEHTGRILPGRRYNEGMHQAIEAKEGVEIKNENQTLATVTLQNYFRMYDKLAGMTGTAQTEAAELHQIYKVGVLSIPTNRPMVRKDLPDLVYRTEEAKFTAVVDDIAGRHKAGQPVLVGTTSVAKSEYLSEQLRRRGVKHEVLNAKHHEREAAIVADAGRKGAVTVSTNMAGRGTDIMLGGNPEFRAVAAMHAKGLDPQETPEEYEAAWESTLAEAEASVAAEHDEVTALGGLYVLGTERHESRRIDNQLRGRAGRQGDPGESRFYLSLQDDLMRMFNAAMVDRVMSTTGMSDEIPIESKIVSRSIASAQAQVEAQHFETRKNVLKYDDVLNRQREVIYAERRRVLEGEDLHEQVRHFINDVVTDYVTAAGGMGLADGIDLEALWAELGRLYPVGVTVEDVVEQAGSRAGVTTELLVEQLTSDAQHAYDQREAEIGEDLMRDVERRIVLQVLDRKWREHLYEMDYLKEGIGLRAMAQREPLVEYQREGYQLFQAVMEAIKEESVQFLFQAEVKKAEDAAPATPAQQQLTFVAPSEQGEAEARPVRADGSLPEEEQGRTPATSGAGAGGGNNRAERRKAARRTR from the coding sequence GTGGCCAACCTTTTCGAGAAGATCCTGCGCGCCGGTGAGAAGTCCGCGCTGCGCAAGCTGCAGACCGTCGCCCGCCAGGTCAACGCCCTGGAGGAGGACTTCGAGGGCCTCACCGACGCAGAGCTGCGGGCGGAGACCGACAAGTTCAAGGCCCGCCTGGCCGACGGCCAGACCCTGGAGCAGCTGCTGCCGGAGGCGTTCGCCGCGGTGCGCGAGGCCAGCAAGCGCACCATCGGCAAGCGGCACTTCGACGTCCAGCTCATGGGCGGGGCTGCCCTGCACCAGGGCAACGTGGCGGAGATGCGCACCGGTGAGGGCAAGACCCTGGTCGCCACCCTGCCCTCCTACCTCAACGCGCTCACCGGCAAGGGTGTCCACGTCATCACCACGAACGACTACCTGGCGCAGTACCAGTCCGAGCTGATGGGCCGCGTGCACCGCGCGCTGGGCATGGAGACCGGCGTGATCCTGTCCTCGATGACGCCCGCGCAGCGGCGCGAGCAGTACCGCATGGACATCACCTACGGCACCAACAACGAGTTCGGTTTCGACTACCTGCGCGACAACATGGCCTGGTCGCTGAAGGACCTGGTCCAGCGCGAGCACCACTTCGCCATCGTCGACGAGGTGGACTCGATCCTCATCGACGAGGCCCGCACGCCGCTGATCATCTCCGGCCCCGCCGACCAGGCGACCAAGTGGTACAACGAGTTCGCCAAGATCGTGCGCAGGCTGGAGCGGGGAACGGCGGCGGACCCGATGAAGGGGATCGAGGCCGAGGGCGACTATGAGGTCGACGAGAAGAAGCGGACCGTCGGCGTGCTCGAGCAGGGCATCGAGAAGGTCGAGGACTACCTCGGCATCGACAACCTCTACGAGTCGGCCAACACCCCGCTCATCGGCTACCTGAACAACGCGATCAAGGCCAAGGAGCTGTACAACCGCGACAAGGACTACGTCGTGATGGACGGCCAGGTGATGATCGTCGACGAGCACACCGGCCGCATCCTGCCCGGCCGCCGCTACAACGAGGGCATGCACCAGGCGATCGAGGCCAAGGAGGGGGTGGAGATCAAGAACGAGAACCAGACCCTGGCCACCGTCACCCTGCAGAACTACTTCCGCATGTACGACAAGCTCGCCGGGATGACCGGTACCGCCCAGACCGAGGCCGCCGAGCTGCACCAGATCTACAAGGTGGGTGTCCTGTCCATCCCCACCAACCGGCCGATGGTCCGCAAGGACCTGCCGGACCTGGTGTACCGGACCGAGGAGGCCAAGTTCACCGCGGTCGTCGACGACATCGCCGGGCGGCACAAGGCCGGCCAGCCCGTCCTGGTCGGCACCACCTCGGTGGCCAAGTCGGAGTACCTGTCGGAGCAGCTGCGCCGCCGCGGCGTCAAGCACGAGGTACTGAACGCCAAGCACCACGAGCGGGAGGCCGCGATCGTCGCCGACGCGGGCCGCAAGGGTGCCGTCACCGTCTCGACCAACATGGCCGGGCGAGGCACCGACATCATGCTGGGCGGTAACCCCGAGTTCCGGGCGGTCGCCGCCATGCACGCCAAGGGCCTGGACCCCCAGGAGACGCCGGAGGAGTATGAGGCGGCCTGGGAGAGCACGCTGGCCGAGGCGGAGGCGTCGGTCGCCGCCGAGCACGACGAGGTGACCGCCCTGGGCGGGCTCTACGTCCTGGGCACCGAGCGGCACGAGTCGCGCCGCATCGACAACCAGCTGCGCGGTCGTGCCGGACGGCAGGGCGACCCGGGCGAGTCCCGGTTCTACCTCTCGTTGCAGGACGACCTGATGCGGATGTTCAACGCGGCGATGGTCGACCGGGTGATGTCGACCACGGGCATGAGCGACGAGATCCCGATCGAGTCCAAGATCGTCTCCCGCTCGATCGCCAGCGCGCAGGCGCAGGTCGAGGCGCAGCACTTCGAGACCCGCAAGAACGTGCTCAAGTACGACGACGTCCTCAACCGTCAGCGCGAGGTGATCTACGCCGAGCGCCGCCGCGTGCTGGAGGGCGAGGACCTGCACGAGCAGGTGCGGCACTTCATCAACGACGTGGTCACCGACTACGTCACCGCGGCCGGAGGGATGGGCCTGGCCGACGGCATCGACCTGGAGGCTCTCTGGGCGGAGCTGGGCCGGCTCTACCCGGTCGGCGTCACCGTCGAGGACGTGGTCGAGCAGGCCGGCAGCCGGGCCGGGGTCACCACCGAGCTGCTGGTGGAGCAGCTGACCAGCGACGCCCAGCACGCCTACGACCAGCGTGAGGCCGAGATCGGCGAGGACCTGATGCGCGACGTCGAGCGGCGGATCGTGCTGCAGGTCCTGGACCGCAAGTGGCGCGAGCACCTCTACGAGATGGACTACCTCAAGGAGGGCATCGGGCTGCGTGCGATGGCCCAGCGGGAGCCCCTCGTGGAGTACCAGCGCGAGGGCTACCAGCTCTTCCAGGCGGTGATGGAGGCGATCAAGGAGGAGTCGGTCCAGTTCCTCTTCCAGGCCGAGGTGAAGAAGGCCGAGGACGCAGCCCCGGCGACGCCGGCCCAGCAGCAGCTGACCTTCGTCGCGCCGAGCGAGCAGGGTGAGGCCGAGGCGCGCCCCGTCCGGGCCGACGGCAGCCTGCCCGAGGAGGAGCAGGGCCGGACCCCCGCGACGAGCGGGGCCGGAGCAGGCGGCGGCAACAACCGCGCCGAGCGCCGCAAGGCCGCCCGCCGCACCCGCTGA
- a CDS encoding Rv3235 family protein, with the protein MNEDSRLPVVRLAPAPVAEPPSVGPDWHDTGGSTGQQPAGRYVQGSLAVDFRHDAYDSFFGPQATGTADLPPADVWARKLIQATLEVCEGNRSPDQLSRWLAPDVRERVARRGVLARRRARRPHQAPLIRALLLCHPADGVCEVSAVVRCSGRVRALALRMSGVDGRWLITAFELG; encoded by the coding sequence ATGAACGAAGACTCGCGCCTGCCCGTGGTCCGGCTGGCACCCGCACCAGTCGCGGAGCCGCCGTCCGTGGGTCCCGACTGGCACGACACCGGCGGCTCGACCGGTCAGCAACCAGCCGGCCGCTACGTCCAGGGCTCGCTGGCCGTGGACTTCCGCCACGACGCCTACGACAGCTTCTTCGGGCCGCAGGCGACCGGCACCGCGGACCTACCGCCCGCCGACGTGTGGGCGCGCAAGCTCATCCAGGCCACCCTGGAGGTGTGCGAGGGCAACCGTTCGCCAGACCAGCTCTCCCGGTGGCTCGCTCCTGACGTGCGCGAGCGGGTGGCTCGACGCGGGGTGCTGGCTCGACGCCGGGCCCGGCGTCCCCACCAGGCGCCGCTCATCCGCGCCCTTCTGCTCTGCCACCCCGCGGACGGAGTCTGCGAGGTATCGGCGGTCGTCCGCTGCTCGGGCCGCGTGCGGGCGCTGGCCCTGCGGATGAGCGGCGTCGACGGACGCTGGCTGATCACGGCGTTCGAGCTGGGCTGA
- a CDS encoding helix-turn-helix domain-containing protein produces the protein MAAPRFLTLTDVAETLNVSLSQVKALVRSGELVGVKLGGRGVWRVENVELEAYIQRMYEQTREITRQGDPAP, from the coding sequence GTGGCGGCCCCCCGCTTCCTCACCCTCACCGACGTGGCAGAGACACTCAACGTCTCGCTCTCCCAGGTCAAGGCGTTGGTGCGCTCCGGTGAGCTCGTGGGGGTCAAGCTCGGTGGCCGCGGAGTGTGGCGGGTGGAGAACGTCGAGCTCGAGGCCTACATCCAGCGAATGTACGAGCAGACCCGAGAGATCACCCGACAGGGAGATCCTGCTCCCTGA
- a CDS encoding SAF domain-containing protein produces MSTQGRRARPLPAAGGDPGAKGGRTARRLQRPGWRDLRLVVGVLLVLLSVAGGTRLVMSLDDTTPVYAAARDLLPGQPVAAADLAVVQVRLGEQVERYVDGTEPIAPGTYLVRGVATGELVPVASLGTAREALDKTVTVPVDPSALPGLSTGALVDVWVSPRDPDALGVSYLDPRLLLSGAVVDRVPEQGTGLGAGLGRASVSVVVPADRVGDVIAAVDQDARLTLVPAPRSQQDAGR; encoded by the coding sequence GTGAGCACTCAGGGACGTAGAGCACGGCCGCTGCCGGCGGCCGGTGGTGATCCCGGCGCGAAGGGCGGGCGCACCGCCCGCCGTCTGCAACGACCAGGCTGGCGTGACCTGCGCCTCGTGGTCGGCGTGCTGCTCGTCCTCCTCTCCGTGGCGGGCGGGACCCGCCTGGTGATGTCGTTGGACGACACCACCCCGGTCTATGCGGCGGCCCGGGACCTGCTGCCCGGCCAGCCGGTGGCGGCGGCCGACCTGGCCGTGGTGCAGGTGCGTCTGGGCGAGCAGGTGGAGCGCTACGTGGACGGCACCGAGCCGATCGCGCCCGGCACGTACCTCGTGCGCGGCGTCGCGACCGGCGAGCTGGTGCCGGTCGCCTCGCTGGGCACCGCCCGCGAGGCGCTGGACAAGACGGTGACCGTCCCCGTCGACCCCAGCGCCCTGCCGGGGCTGTCGACCGGGGCGCTGGTCGACGTCTGGGTGAGCCCGCGCGACCCGGACGCGCTGGGCGTCAGCTACCTCGACCCCAGGCTGCTGCTCTCAGGTGCGGTGGTCGACCGGGTGCCGGAGCAGGGGACGGGGTTGGGTGCGGGGCTGGGGCGGGCATCGGTCTCGGTGGTCGTCCCGGCCGACCGGGTCGGCGACGTCATCGCGGCGGTCGACCAGGATGCCCGGCTCACGCTCGTGCCGGCGCCCCGGTCCCAGCAGGACGCGGGCCGATGA
- a CDS encoding AAA family ATPase has product MSLPTVTGVAPRWESGLAELLGRSSRAQLVRRCADVPELLGVSAAGLARVAVVSSDFRSLDRAAVESLLASGVAVVGVHPPSQVDAGRTLRRWGIQVVLPADLDAEALDEAIGAAVELRQVDAPGEAEPSGEATPPGAAAEVGPSGRTGPPGWAVGLAGTEQEEPGHGDREQAAHRRRRAQQRRRDDEGDDRAGDLPGSPASAARDLTSPAPGQVEELASTVQDSGPDGASDPMDEELRRLVEEAGGPPGEGLTEVGQPAEEGPAREPGEVIVVWGPGSPGRTTLALNLAAELADPLTHVVLIDADTSASALAQSLAVLDEAPGLAAAARAADQAVLDEAALTRLAPEVRPGLLLLTGLPRADRWPEVRDSALADIIEVSRRCASFVVLDVAAEAEQDEELSFDTQAPRRHGATLTALEAADRVVVVGAGDPIGLQRLVRGLDLLPTLTAAPREVVITRVRPGPVGPDPERRIQEALERFAGARDVLLVPEDRESMDAALLHGRALVEVRPASPARASIRTLADRIAGRTAAPRSPGRRWWPRRQRA; this is encoded by the coding sequence ATGAGCCTGCCCACCGTCACGGGCGTTGCCCCGCGATGGGAGAGCGGGCTGGCCGAGCTGCTCGGGCGATCCAGCCGTGCCCAGCTCGTCCGGCGCTGCGCAGACGTCCCCGAGCTGCTGGGTGTCTCGGCCGCCGGCCTGGCGCGGGTCGCGGTGGTGTCCAGCGACTTCCGGTCCCTGGACCGGGCGGCCGTCGAGTCCCTGCTCGCCTCGGGGGTGGCGGTGGTCGGGGTGCATCCGCCGAGCCAGGTCGACGCCGGACGCACGCTACGCCGGTGGGGGATCCAGGTGGTGCTGCCCGCGGACCTTGACGCCGAGGCCTTGGACGAGGCGATCGGTGCGGCGGTGGAGCTGAGGCAGGTCGACGCGCCCGGCGAGGCCGAACCGTCCGGGGAGGCAACACCGCCCGGCGCCGCCGCGGAGGTCGGCCCGTCGGGCCGGACGGGGCCGCCCGGGTGGGCCGTCGGACTCGCCGGGACCGAGCAGGAGGAGCCTGGGCACGGTGACCGCGAGCAGGCCGCACATCGGCGACGCCGGGCCCAGCAACGCCGGCGGGATGACGAGGGCGACGACCGGGCCGGCGACCTGCCCGGGTCACCGGCCTCTGCAGCCCGCGATCTCACCTCCCCGGCACCGGGCCAGGTCGAGGAGCTCGCGTCAACCGTCCAGGACAGCGGTCCCGACGGTGCGTCGGACCCCATGGACGAAGAGCTGCGCCGGCTGGTGGAGGAGGCGGGTGGCCCGCCCGGCGAGGGACTGACGGAGGTGGGGCAGCCAGCGGAGGAAGGCCCGGCACGAGAGCCAGGGGAGGTGATCGTCGTCTGGGGCCCCGGCAGCCCTGGCCGCACCACGCTGGCGCTCAACCTGGCCGCCGAGCTGGCCGACCCACTCACCCACGTGGTGCTCATCGACGCCGACACGTCCGCCTCCGCCCTGGCGCAGTCGCTGGCGGTGCTCGACGAGGCGCCCGGCCTGGCGGCGGCCGCCCGCGCAGCCGATCAGGCAGTCCTGGACGAGGCCGCGCTGACCCGCCTGGCTCCCGAGGTCCGTCCAGGGCTGCTGCTGCTCACCGGTCTGCCGCGGGCGGACCGGTGGCCCGAGGTCCGCGACAGTGCCCTCGCCGACATCATCGAGGTGTCCCGCCGGTGCGCCTCCTTCGTGGTCCTCGACGTCGCGGCGGAGGCCGAGCAGGACGAAGAGCTGTCCTTCGACACCCAGGCGCCGCGCCGCCACGGTGCCACGCTCACCGCGCTGGAGGCCGCCGACCGCGTGGTCGTGGTCGGTGCGGGCGACCCGATCGGCCTGCAGCGCCTCGTCCGGGGTCTCGACCTCCTGCCCACCCTCACCGCCGCCCCGCGGGAGGTGGTCATCACCCGGGTCCGCCCCGGTCCCGTCGGCCCGGACCCCGAACGCCGGATCCAGGAGGCGCTGGAGCGCTTCGCCGGGGCCAGGGACGTGCTCCTGGTCCCGGAGGACCGAGAGTCGATGGATGCCGCGCTGCTGCACGGCCGGGCTCTGGTGGAGGTCCGGCCCGCCAGCCCCGCCCGCGCCAGCATCCGGACGCTCGCCGACCGGATCGCGGGCCGGACCGCCGCCCCCAGAAGCCCAGGCCGGCGCTGGTGGCCACGACGCCAGCGGGCCTGA